One Streptomyces umbrinus genomic window, GCGGTGGACATCTCCGGCACGTCCTCGGCTCTGCTGTTGGCCCTGCTCGCGGCCCACGGCCAGCGGGCCGTCTACGTGCCTGGCCGCACGGTCAACCGCATGTCGGGTGCCTACCGGGGTGAGGCGAAGACCGACGCCCGCGACGCCTACGTCATCGCCGAGACCGCCCGCCACCGCAACGACTTCACCGCCATCGACGTGCCCGCCCAGCTGGCCGCCGACCTCGCGCTGCTGACCGCCCACCGCTCCGACCTGGTGGCCGACCGCGTGCGGATGATCAACCGCCTGCGCGATGTGCTGACCGGCGTCTTCCCCGCGCTGGAGCGGGCCTTCGACTACAGCTCGCACAAAGGCGCGCTGGTCCTGCTGACGGGTTACCAGACCCCGGCCGCCATCCGCCGCCGCGGCCGGGCGAGGCTGACAGCCTGGCTGGCCAACCGCAGCGTGCGCAGCGCCGACGAGGTCGCCGCGACCGCACTGGAGGCGGCACAAGCCCAGCAGACCGCGCTGCCCGGCGAGGACGTCGCCGCGCAGATCGTGGCCGACCTGGCCGGGCAGATCCTGGCCCTGGACGACCGGCTCAAGCGGATCGACAAGCAGATCCGCGACACGTTCCGCGGTCACCCGCAGGCGGAGATCATCGAATCCCTGCCCGGGATGGGCCCGATACTCGGGGCCGAGTTCGTCGTGTCCGCCGGCGACTTGTCGGCCTACGCCGACGCCGGCCACCTGGCGTCGGCGGCCGGGCTGGTGCCCGTCCCGCGTGACTCCGGCCGGCGCACCGGCAACCTTCACCGGCCCAAACGCTACAGCCGCCGCCTGCGACGGGTGTTCTACATGTCCGCGCAGACCAGCATCATCCGCGAGGGACCGAACCGGGACTTCTACCTCAAGAAGCGGGGCGAGGGCTGCAAACACGTCCAGGCCGTCATCGCCCTGGCCCGCCGACGAGCGAGTGTGTTGTGGGCTCTGCTGCGTGACGGACGGGTGTTCACCTCCGCTCCGCCGGTCACGCAGGCGGCTTGACTTCGTCATTGAGACTCCTTCGGAGACGCGGACGCGTGGACCACTTCTGACACACCGTCACACGGGTGACGGGCATGCCCATGGTCGTATCTGACGCATCGTCAGGCAAGGGGTCGAGGCCCTGCCGAAGGTTTCCGGGTGTGTCGCAATGCACACGTCAAGTAACCGGCCGGTAGGGACATTTGACTCTGTCGGGCCCGCTGAGGCGGACCAATAATCCTTTCTCGGCAAGGCAAAGAAGCCCCCAAGGACGGAGCAAGGCATGGCCAAGAGGGCCTTGAAGAACAAGAAGATCCGGCTCGTTGCCATTGGGTCCGCACTCGCCACCGGCGCGGCGGTCGTCACCCTGCTGCCCTCGGCGAACGCGGCCGAGGAGAAGACACCTGAGCAGATCATGACCATGTGCGAGAGGTCCGCAGTCGTCAGCGGCGAAAAACGGTCGGTCGAGGATTTCGGAGGCGCCTTCGCGGACGGATTCCAGGCCGACAACTGCGATTTCGCCGAGACGAACTTCGAGACCTTCGACGGCCCCAAGGAGAAGGCCTCGATCGACTTCCCGAACTGCGAGCCGAACGCCACCGACCCGGCGAAGGTCAGCATCACCTGGAAGGCGACCGTCGGCCAGGGCGAGGGCAAGTACACCGCGACACAACAGGGCGCCGGCGGAGGCCTCTTCGGCTTTCTGAGCGGGTCCTGGCTCAAGCACAAGGGCACGACCGACCTGACCATCAAGTCGGTGACGGCCGGCGACAAGGAGACGCGGGAAGTCCCGGTCGGCAAGGTCCTGCACATGGAGTTCACGCCGAAGATGCAGCGCATGACGGGCGAATGGCGTGTACGGATCGACGCCGATCCCGGGAGCTTCGCCGTCAATCCCAGCCCCGAGCAGAACTTCGCGGCGCCCGAGGTCATCGAGGGACCGGTCGTCCTGGCGGGAGCCGCCGGCGCCCCCGGAATCGCGGACGGGGTCGCCAAGCCGGTCCTGACGGACTGCTGACGGCTCCCGGTCGCCCACTGCCGACGGGCTGCCGACAGCCCGGTCAGCCGTGGCCGACGAACCCCGTCACCCGACTCCCCTCCCCCCACTTCCCCCAA contains:
- a CDS encoding IS110 family transposase encodes the protein MSKRRAQLWAGVDAGKGHHWAAVVDETGATLWSKKIDNDESAILAALGEILDLADEVHWAVDISGTSSALLLALLAAHGQRAVYVPGRTVNRMSGAYRGEAKTDARDAYVIAETARHRNDFTAIDVPAQLAADLALLTAHRSDLVADRVRMINRLRDVLTGVFPALERAFDYSSHKGALVLLTGYQTPAAIRRRGRARLTAWLANRSVRSADEVAATALEAAQAQQTALPGEDVAAQIVADLAGQILALDDRLKRIDKQIRDTFRGHPQAEIIESLPGMGPILGAEFVVSAGDLSAYADAGHLASAAGLVPVPRDSGRRTGNLHRPKRYSRRLRRVFYMSAQTSIIREGPNRDFYLKKRGEGCKHVQAVIALARRRASVLWALLRDGRVFTSAPPVTQAA